The Listeria sp. PSOL-1 genome includes a region encoding these proteins:
- a CDS encoding sensor histidine kinase has translation MEIYYIYFIYINGIIFSCFLGYKKFFFLKDILKYLLPFFAILFILLYSFREESLFTIMLILNVGVLVYHLLLSVIFWMHTKKVFIALILLSVYFMSNFIPHFVSYEMIVIFLTPSILVLCIIYYSLFLFLLAVMKFFEVNYKLINKLMSINYSYQMFNYLFIVSFITFVVYRIHYSYASQQQRLLSTWLVVLVFLHLFIIAYAIAKREIEYQLVQRQAEEYRIQREQIDQTEEFKHDYKGILLSLMSFLEQERNDEALTYLKKLANYSETELADDVYSEVSKITNFPIQGALLKKIQYIKERNIALDVRVLNYITHIEINIFDCIRILNIVLDNAMEASVYAERPSIEVELAEVDQHIYIRVANNLPSENKIDLQKITNKNYSTKAGHRGKGLHIIKKICNKYSNLHFNIQITDEKFIILLEIH, from the coding sequence GTGGAAATTTATTATATATATTTTATTTATATAAATGGCATTATTTTTAGCTGTTTTTTAGGATATAAGAAGTTTTTCTTTCTAAAAGACATTTTAAAATATTTATTGCCATTTTTTGCTATCTTATTCATACTTTTATATTCTTTTCGAGAGGAAAGTTTGTTTACGATAATGCTGATATTAAACGTTGGCGTTTTAGTTTATCATCTTTTACTGTCGGTCATTTTTTGGATGCATACAAAAAAGGTTTTCATTGCATTGATTTTATTATCTGTCTATTTTATGAGTAATTTTATTCCGCATTTTGTTAGTTATGAAATGATTGTTATTTTTTTAACGCCCTCTATTTTAGTGTTATGTATTATCTATTACTCTCTTTTCTTGTTTTTATTAGCAGTCATGAAATTTTTTGAAGTTAATTATAAGTTAATTAATAAGTTGATGAGTATTAATTATTCTTATCAGATGTTTAATTATCTTTTTATAGTGAGCTTTATTACGTTTGTTGTATACAGAATTCACTATAGCTATGCGTCACAGCAGCAAAGGCTTTTAAGTACATGGCTGGTTGTGTTAGTTTTTTTACATCTTTTTATTATTGCTTATGCGATTGCAAAAAGAGAAATTGAATACCAACTCGTACAAAGGCAAGCAGAAGAGTACCGAATACAACGCGAACAGATTGATCAAACTGAGGAATTTAAGCATGATTATAAGGGTATTTTATTGTCTTTAATGAGCTTTTTAGAGCAAGAACGCAATGATGAAGCGTTAACTTATTTGAAAAAACTTGCCAATTACTCTGAGACGGAGTTGGCAGACGATGTTTATAGTGAAGTTTCAAAAATCACGAACTTTCCAATTCAAGGAGCATTATTAAAGAAGATACAATATATAAAAGAAAGAAACATTGCTTTAGATGTTAGAGTATTGAATTATATCACGCATATAGAGATCAATATTTTTGATTGCATACGTATTTTAAATATCGTGCTTGATAATGCGATGGAAGCAAGCGTTTATGCAGAAAGACCATCAATTGAAGTAGAGCTAGCAGAAGTTGATCAACACATCTATATCAGAGTTGCAAATAACCTCCCTTCTGAAAACAAAATTGATTTACAAAAGATAACTAATAAAAACTATTCCACTAAAGCAGGCCATAGAGGTAAGGGCCTTCATATCATAAAAAAAATATGTAATAAATATAGTAATTTACACTTTAATATTCAAATAACCGATGAGAAGTTTATTATCCTTTTAGAAATACATTAA
- a CDS encoding GHKL domain-containing protein, whose protein sequence is MSALYIYMFLLDGVLFSFVIGYKKMIFIKDFLFFMLPYICIFFLIDHFQFLVEPFLQKDMVLELYFLLFYLVIALIFYKNLKLLFVTLSIIAVLFSFNFVTRFMTIEVVTIFKVQYLWQIILIFHIFFISLVLILKWLGYRLNILENLLTIKPKYQRFNFIFILIFLTFSFIQIRYINMEPNQEYFLSWVVILVFSNLFLIVYFVIRNEKQRKIIQSQLLEFQKQKEIIQKTDAFKRDYKGILLSLVSYIEQEKCDEALDYIQKLTQYAEKSLEENIYTEISKITYFPVQGLLLKKVESIRSQGVIVQVTVGNYVNDIGINIFDFLRLLNIVIDNALEAAVESETPFIAIELDCAQSKLMVKVINSVKEGAIDFEKIMRNHYTTKQNHRGRGLHIMNQICSSYHNLSYGVSVKDKFFSIHLSVEL, encoded by the coding sequence ATGAGTGCACTGTATATCTACATGTTCTTATTAGATGGGGTGCTATTTTCATTTGTTATCGGATATAAAAAGATGATTTTCATTAAAGATTTTTTGTTTTTTATGTTGCCCTACATCTGTATCTTCTTTTTGATTGATCACTTTCAGTTTTTGGTCGAACCCTTTTTACAGAAGGACATGGTTTTAGAGCTCTATTTTCTTTTGTTTTATTTAGTTATTGCACTTATTTTTTATAAAAATTTAAAATTATTGTTTGTAACATTAAGCATCATTGCTGTTTTATTTTCATTTAACTTTGTAACCAGGTTTATGACAATTGAAGTAGTAACTATTTTTAAAGTACAGTATCTATGGCAAATTATCCTTATTTTCCATATTTTCTTCATTAGTTTAGTTTTAATTTTAAAGTGGCTGGGCTACCGGCTAAATATTTTGGAGAATTTATTAACGATAAAACCAAAATATCAACGATTTAACTTTATTTTTATTCTTATTTTTCTTACATTTTCTTTTATTCAAATTCGTTATATTAATATGGAGCCTAACCAAGAATATTTTCTTTCTTGGGTTGTTATCCTTGTTTTTAGTAATTTATTTTTAATTGTCTATTTTGTTATTAGAAACGAAAAGCAGCGTAAAATCATTCAGAGCCAACTGCTTGAATTTCAGAAGCAAAAAGAAATCATCCAAAAAACAGATGCATTTAAACGAGATTATAAAGGGATTCTGCTTAGTTTAGTGAGTTATATTGAACAGGAAAAATGCGATGAAGCCCTAGACTATATTCAAAAACTAACACAATATGCTGAAAAAAGTTTGGAAGAAAACATTTACACAGAGATCTCAAAGATCACTTATTTCCCTGTTCAAGGATTGCTTTTAAAGAAAGTAGAAAGTATTCGTAGTCAAGGAGTTATAGTACAAGTAACCGTTGGGAATTATGTGAATGATATTGGAATTAATATTTTTGATTTTCTTCGCTTGCTTAATATTGTTATTGATAATGCTCTTGAAGCAGCTGTTGAGTCTGAAACACCTTTTATTGCGATTGAATTGGACTGTGCTCAGAGTAAATTAATGGTTAAAGTGATAAATAGTGTAAAAGAAGGGGCGATTGATTTTGAGAAAATTATGCGCAATCATTATACAACAAAACAAAATCATCGTGGTCGAGGATTACACATTATGAACCAAATCTGTAGTAGTTACCATAACCTATCTTACGGGGTTAGTGTTAAAGATAAATTCTTTAGCATCCACCTTTCTGTTGAGTTGTAA
- a CDS encoding LytTR family DNA-binding domain-containing protein: MNLYILEDNFLHREYLEKHVQLILEKKARIDYDVIGVKDLFAFYQNVSDDINDDDVFIVDIDFNTNFNGIELAKKIRKNNLKCFIVFCTSNTQNVLQIINEQILPINYLVKNVGSTLSLHDQLEETLTQIIDITTRRTNEAEHYQFRWGGNILNILLSDINYIKTLKGQKNSVIVTISSQYIIGKTLKEIKQELQENNQLFYLDLNSYIINILNIKEINRIERKVVFYSGEEIELGIRIIDKIRNFIGD, translated from the coding sequence GTGAATTTATATATATTAGAAGATAACTTTTTACACCGAGAATATTTGGAAAAACATGTTCAGTTAATTCTAGAAAAAAAGGCGAGAATCGATTATGATGTGATCGGAGTTAAAGATTTGTTCGCGTTTTATCAAAACGTTTCAGATGATATTAACGATGATGACGTTTTTATTGTTGATATTGATTTTAATACTAATTTTAATGGTATTGAGTTGGCTAAAAAAATTCGAAAAAACAATTTAAAATGCTTTATCGTTTTTTGCACTTCCAATACGCAAAACGTTCTGCAAATCATTAACGAGCAAATCTTGCCAATCAATTATTTAGTGAAAAATGTTGGGAGTACGCTTTCTTTACATGACCAATTGGAAGAGACACTCACTCAAATTATAGATATTACAACAAGAAGAACCAATGAAGCTGAGCATTACCAATTTAGATGGGGCGGCAATATTTTAAATATACTATTAAGCGATATCAATTATATAAAAACCCTAAAAGGGCAAAAAAACTCTGTCATTGTAACGATATCAAGCCAATATATTATTGGAAAAACGCTTAAAGAAATCAAACAAGAACTGCAAGAAAACAATCAATTATTTTATCTAGACTTAAATTCCTACATCATTAATATATTGAATATCAAAGAGATCAATAGAATTGAAAGGAAAGTCGTTTTTTATAGCGGAGAAGAAATTGAACTGGGCATTAGAATAATTGATAAAATACGTAACTTTATAGGTGATTAA